From a region of the Candidatus Sulfotelmatobacter sp. genome:
- a CDS encoding FAD-linked oxidase C-terminal domain-containing protein, with translation MSATLGPTTLYERFAAIVGPRNAIVAPTELRTYECDGLLGYRVRPEIVVLPGSTEEVVACVRLARALDMPIVPRGAGTGLSGGALPSEGCVVIGLSRMKKILEVDLDERIARVQPGVINLDISRALAPLGYYYAPDPSSQSVCTIGGNVAENSGGAHCLKYGFTVNHVLGLTLVTGAGEVVQIGSADGAPDPLGYDLCGVVVGSEGMTGIVTEVLVRVLRTPERTRTLFATFPSTDEGGDAVSRIIGAGIIPAAIEMCDQLAIEAIVLATGVDWPLDVGALVLMDVDGPAAEVEETAARAQEHLRAAGAIEIRTPKDEHERALAWKGRKAAFAAMGRISPNYYVQDGVIPRRAIAPVLREIAALGAQQGLRVANVFHAGDGNLHPLVLYDGRVAGEEQKAEHVGGEILRVCLRYGGSVTGEHGVGHDKACYLGEQFSNDDLDAMMAIRTAFDAERRFNPEKVFPTPRLCGDRPGTYVPHAVELGGEAGRG, from the coding sequence ATGAGCGCGACGCTCGGACCCACGACCCTGTACGAGCGGTTCGCCGCGATCGTCGGGCCGCGCAACGCCATCGTCGCGCCGACCGAGCTGCGCACCTACGAGTGCGACGGGCTGCTCGGCTATCGCGTGCGGCCCGAGATCGTCGTGCTGCCCGGCTCGACCGAGGAGGTCGTCGCCTGCGTGCGGCTGGCGCGCGCGCTCGACATGCCGATCGTGCCGCGCGGCGCCGGGACCGGTCTCTCCGGCGGCGCGCTGCCCAGCGAAGGCTGCGTCGTCATCGGGCTCTCGCGGATGAAGAAGATCCTCGAGGTCGACCTCGATGAACGCATCGCGCGCGTGCAGCCCGGCGTCATCAACCTGGACATCAGCCGCGCGCTGGCGCCGCTGGGGTATTACTACGCGCCCGATCCCAGCTCGCAGAGCGTCTGCACGATCGGCGGCAACGTCGCCGAGAACTCGGGCGGCGCGCACTGCCTCAAGTACGGCTTCACCGTCAATCACGTGCTGGGGTTGACGCTGGTGACCGGCGCCGGTGAGGTCGTGCAGATCGGCTCGGCCGACGGCGCACCCGATCCGCTCGGCTACGATCTGTGCGGCGTCGTGGTCGGCAGCGAGGGGATGACGGGAATCGTCACGGAGGTGCTGGTGCGCGTGCTGCGCACGCCCGAACGCACGCGCACGCTGTTCGCGACCTTTCCTTCCACCGACGAGGGCGGCGATGCCGTCTCGCGCATCATCGGCGCCGGCATCATCCCGGCCGCGATCGAGATGTGCGACCAGCTGGCCATCGAAGCGATCGTGCTGGCGACCGGGGTCGACTGGCCGCTCGACGTCGGCGCGCTCGTGCTGATGGACGTCGACGGGCCCGCCGCCGAGGTCGAGGAGACCGCGGCGCGTGCGCAGGAGCACCTGCGCGCGGCCGGCGCGATCGAGATCCGCACGCCCAAGGACGAGCACGAGCGCGCGCTGGCGTGGAAGGGCCGCAAGGCGGCCTTCGCCGCGATGGGCCGCATCTCGCCGAACTACTACGTCCAGGACGGCGTCATCCCGCGGCGGGCGATCGCGCCCGTGCTGCGCGAGATCGCCGCGCTCGGCGCGCAGCAAGGCCTGCGCGTCGCCAACGTCTTCCACGCCGGCGACGGCAACCTGCACCCGCTGGTGCTCTACGACGGACGCGTCGCGGGCGAGGAGCAGAAGGCCGAGCACGTCGGCGGCGAGATCTTGCGCGTCTGCTTGCGCTACGGCGGCTCGGTGACCGGCGAGCACGGCGTCGGACACGACAAGGCGTGCTACCTCGGCGAACAGTTCTCGAACGACGATCTGGACGCGATGATGGCGATTCGGACCGCCTTCGACGCCGAGCGGCGCTTCAACCCGGAGAAAGTCTTTCCGACGCCGCGGCTGTGCGGCGATCGTCCCGGCACCTACGTCCCGCACGCGGTCGAGCTGGGCGGCGAGGCGGGACGCGGATGA
- a CDS encoding GntR family transcriptional regulator produces the protein MDGRTLQPLRREQPLRDRIHDRLRTAILSGELAPGTPVIEAELAARLGASRTPVREALRRLEAAGLLEPRGQRGSVVRVLAASEIEALFEIREALESLAARRAARAANNAVLRRVERHLAGMRAAIDDPNEMERHDTDFHDAIVAAGGSERLKRMLSDIREELIVHRFLSLSDPLRRRATLREHEAIVVALRAGDEAAAAARSAEHVAAVRETLLQRAALGAASARVRA, from the coding sequence ATGGATGGCAGGACGCTCCAGCCCTTGCGCCGCGAGCAGCCGCTGCGGGATCGGATCCACGACCGGCTGCGGACGGCCATCCTTTCGGGCGAGTTGGCGCCCGGGACGCCGGTCATCGAGGCCGAGCTGGCGGCCCGCCTGGGCGCCAGCCGAACCCCGGTTCGCGAGGCGTTGCGACGGCTGGAGGCCGCCGGGCTGCTCGAGCCCCGCGGTCAGCGCGGCAGCGTGGTGCGGGTCCTGGCGGCCTCGGAGATCGAGGCCCTGTTCGAGATCCGCGAGGCGCTCGAGTCACTGGCCGCGCGCCGTGCGGCGCGAGCCGCCAACAACGCGGTCCTGCGGCGCGTCGAGCGCCATCTGGCCGGGATGCGCGCCGCGATCGACGATCCCAACGAGATGGAACGGCACGACACCGACTTCCACGACGCGATCGTCGCCGCCGGCGGCAGCGAGCGGCTCAAACGCATGCTCAGCGACATTCGCGAGGAGCTGATCGTCCATCGCTTTCTCTCGCTCTCCGACCCGCTGCGGCGGCGGGCGACGCTGCGCGAGCACGAGGCGATCGTCGTCGCGCTGCGCGCCGGCGACGAGGCGGCGGCGGCGGCGCGCTCGGCCGAGCACGTCGCGGCCGTGCGCGAGACGCTGCTGCAGCGTGCAGCCTTGGGCGCCGCGAGCGCGCGCGTGCGCGCATGA